The following is a genomic window from Flavobacterium sp..
TTTTCAATATCACCTATTCCGGGTTTTGGAGCAAATGCCTCTAAGCCATTGTTGTAATCAAATAAACCCAAACCTAATTTTCTACTAATATCTGCTCCAACAACTACATTTTCTGAATTGGCTTCAAGCCATTCTCCGGCATATAAGTTTTTATTAAAATTAGTGACTTGGATGAATCGATTGTCAATTCCTTTAATATAAGCAAAGAGTTCTTTGCTGTCATACATAAAGTATACGCGTTCTTCAATAATTTTGCTGTAAGAATTTATGTAATGGCTTTTTTTAAGTTGTTCTTCTTCGATAGGATTTAAAAAAAAAGTTTTTCCAGCGGAAGTTTCAACTCGTAAGTCTGGATCAGAAGCATTTGCGAAATTTAGACTAAATTCTTTCAATCCGCTAAATACAGATAAGAAAACAAAAAGAGCCATAGTACTTGCTATAATTCCAACAGAAGCAATACCTGTAATTATATTGATTGCTTTGTTTTTGCTGAAACTTACAGCGTAACGTTTTGCTATGTAATAGGAAAGGTTCAAATTACGATTTCTTTCTTTTCTCTAATAAATCTGGATTTTCAATAGGATTTTCTTCGCCGGTTAGGGCTTTATCAATTTTTTCGATATAATCTAAACTGTCGTCAATATAGAAAATTAGATTTGGAACTTTGCGTAATTGATTTTTTACACGTTGCGCCAAATCGTGTTTTATAAGAGGAGCGTTACTTTTAACGGCCTCTAAAATTTCAGGAGCCTTTTCAGTAGGAAATATGCTTAAATGCACTTTAGCAATAGATAAATCAGAAGTTACATTTACTTTTGAAACTGAAATTAGTAAGTTATTAATATTGTTTTTTCGAATTTCGCCCTGCAAAATTGAAACTAAGTCATTTTGTAAAAGTGCTCCTATTTTTTTTTGTCTATTTGTTTCCATGATGCAAAAATACATAAAATTTCATCAAGGCGTATTCTTTTATAAGTATATGTAAGTTTGATTGCTTAAACGTTGTTTGATTTTTGTTAACTTTGTTCGTCTTTAAATTAATAAAAATACATGAGAAAGATTGAACATATTGGAATTGCTGTGAATAGTTTGGAATTGTCTAATGTTTTGTTTGAAAAGTTGTTTGGAACACCTCCTTATAAACAAGAAGAAGTAGAAAGCGAAGGGGTTAAAACTTCTTTTTTCATGAATGGGCCAAATAAAATAGAATTGTTAGAAGCTACCAATTCGAATAGCTCAATTGCTAAATTTTTAGAAAAAAAAGGAGAAGGAATTCATCATATTGCATTTGATGTGCAAGATATTTTAGCAGAAATTGATCGGTTAAAGAATGAAGGTTTTGTGGTTTTGAATGAAACTCCTAAAAAAGGCGCTGATAATAAGTTAGTTGCATTTCTTCATCCAAAGAGTACAAATGGTGTGTTGATTGAGCTTTGCCAAGAAATGAGATAAAGTTAAAAAAAGATTTGCTTGCAATAAAAAATAGTCTTAATATTGCAACACAATACTGGTCCTATAGCTCAGTTGGTTAGAGCACCTGACTCATAATCAGGTGGTCCCTGGTTCGAGCCCAGGTGGGACCACATTTTTTAAAGAAGAATACTGCCTGCTAAAATTAAGTTAATACAAATTATACTTTTTGCGTAGTTGTAATTTCTTACATTTTATATAATAGTTATTATACATATTTTCCTTAGTTTGACCTAATAATGATAATAATGAATAAAGTTATAAATGTTTTAGTATTTCTTTTAAGTTGTAATAGTCTCTTAGCTGCAGATCCAATAGAGCCACCCCCACCGTCTGGACCTCCACCTCCACCAGGAATGTCAATTGATGGAGACTTATTTATACTATTTGTTTTGGCATTAGTTTCTGGGTATTATCTATCTAAAAAATATATATTTATAAGAAAAGGCTCTTTATAAGAGTGTTTTCTTATTTTCTCAATTCATTCAATCGACTTACGTATTTTCCAATTACATCAAATTCTAAATTTACTTTTGTGCCAACTTTAAAGGTGTTAAAATTAGTGTGGTCAAATGTGTAAGGAATAATGGCTACACTAAAAGTGTTTAATCCAGAGTTTACTACTGTTAAGCTTGTTCCGTTTACTGTAATTGAACCTTTTTCAATGGTAATATTGTTTAATGAGGCATCGTATTCAAATGTAAAAACCCAACTTCCGTTTGCTTCTTTAATATTAGTGCACGTTCCAGTTTGATCTACGTGTCCTTGAACAATGTGTCCGTCAAGTCTGTCGCCAAGTTTCATAGCGCGTTCTAAATTTAGAACATCGTTAACTTTCCATGATCCAATAGAAGTTTTATCAATAGTTTCTTTAATAGCTGTAACTGTGTAGTTTTTGTTTTCAATTTTTATAACGGTTAAACAAATTCCATTATGTGCTACACTTTGGTCAATTTTTAATTCGTGAGTAATTTCAGATTCTATCGTTAAGTGCAGGTTTTCCTGATCTTTTTCGATTTCTTTTATAATTCCGAGCGTTTCTATAATTCCGGTAAACATAACTGATTTAATTTTACTAAATTTGCACATCAAAAGTAAGCAATAAATCACATTTGTCATGGTTAAAAAAGCAGAAAATATAATTGTTGGAATTTCAATTGGAGATTTAAATGGTATTGGAAGCGAGGTTATTTTAAAAACATTTGAAGATACTCGAATGTTAGAATTATGTACGCCTGTAATTTTTGCGAATGTAAAAATTGTATCTTTTTTAAAGAAAGAATTAAAATTAGATGCAGCTATTCACGGCATAGATAAATTAGAACAGCTTGTTGTAGGTAAAATTAATGTTTTAAATGTTTGGCGCGAAGGGGTTAATTTGGAATTCGGTAAAAATGATGATGTGGTGGGAAGTTACGCTATAAAATCTTTTTTTGCAGCTACTAAAGCATTAAAAGAAGGTTTTGTAGATGTTTTGGTAACAGCACCTATTAATAAGTATAATATTCAATCAGAAGAATTTAAATTTCCTGGTCATACCGATTATTTGGATAAAGAATTGGAAGGCGATGCTTTAATGTTAATGGTGCATGATGATTTACGTGTCGGTTTGTTAACAGACCACGTCCCAGTAAATGAAGTAGCAAAACATTTGAATGAAAAATTAATTTCAAGTAAAATCAAAACGATTATTCAAACGTTAAAAGAAGATTTTGAAATTGAAAAACCTAAAGTAGCTGTTTTAGGATTGAATCCACATTCAGGAGATAATGGTGTTATAGGTCAAGAAGAAGAAAAAATAATCAAGCCTGCTTTGAAAAAATTATTTGAAGCAGGAAATATGGTTTTCGGACCTTTTCCAGCGGATGGATTTTTCGGTTCGGCGCAATATGAGAAATACGATGCAGTAATTGCAACGTATCATGACCAAGGATTAATCCCTTTTAAAACCTTATCATTTGGTAATGGAGTAAATTACACGGCAGGTTTAAATAAAATTAGAACTTCGCCTGATCATGGCACAGCCTATGAAATTGCAGGAAAAGGAGTGGCTAATCACGAGTCCTTTAAGGAGGCGGTTTATTTAGCAATTGATATTTATAACAAAAGAAATGACTATCAAGAGCTTATTAAAAACCCTTTAAAAACAAAACAAAAGCAGTTATAAACAAAAAAATGTTTACAACTAGTTTGAATTTATAAATATTTTATATCTTTGCACACCTTTTAAAAAGGTAAAACTGTTGTTATGAACAATTTAAAAGAATATTTGATTCCTTTTGTGGGATTAAAAATAGGGAAGCATCAGTTTGATTATCAAATAGATAATACGTTCTTTAAGAACTTTGATTATGACGAATTTAATGCCGTTTCAGTCAAAGTAAATATTGTTTTAGAGAAGAAAAGCACTATGCTTGAACTCGACTTTAAGCACAAAGGAACTGTAAATGTACCTTGCGATGTGTCTGGAGAAGAGTTTGATTTGCCAATTAAAGGAAAATGGAAACTTTTAGTAAAGTTTGGAGATGTCTTTAATAATGATAATGAGGAGTTGCTCATATTACCACATGGCGAATTTCAAGTAAATGTGGCGCAATACATTTATGAATCAATTGTATTGTCAGTTCCTTTACGAAGAGTACATCCTGGAATTAAAGATGGTTCTTTAACAGATGTAATTGATAAATTGGAATCGCTTTCTCCTAAAGAACAAAGAGAAGAACAAAATAATGATATTGACCCTAGATGGGAGAATTTAAAAAAACTATTAACGGATAAATAAAATAGAACAATGGCACATCCTAAGAGAAGACAGTCGTCTACAAGAAGAGATAAAAGAAGAACACATTACAAAGCGACAGTAGCTCAAATCGCTACATGTCCAGTAACTGGTGAAGCACATTTATACCACAGAGCTTACTGGCATGAAGGGAAAATGTATTACAGAGGTCAAGTTGTAATTGATAAAAATGAAGCAGTAGCTTAATTGCATCAAGAAAAAAATAGAGAAAACTCTCACATTGTGAGAGTTTTTTTGTTAAGTACCCATTCACGCTATAATTTATAAAAGTGAATAGGATTCGTTTGAAATTTTTTTTGTAATTTCCACCACTTTTTGAACCTTAAAATTTCAGAAAGAAAAATTAATCGAAGATGAATAAAATAACAGCAGCAATTACGGCAGTAGGTTCTTATGTTCCCGACTTTGTTCTGTCGAATCAAGTATTGGAAACATTAGTAGATACTAATGACGAATGGATTACCAGTCGTACCGGAATTAAAGAAAGAAGATTGTTGAAAGAAGAAGGGCAAGGTACTTCTTATATGGCAATTAAAGCCGCTCAAAACTTATTAGAAAAAGCCAATTTAGATCCTAAAGAAATTGATTTAGTGATTATGGCAACCGCAACACCAGATATGCCTGTAGCCTCTACAGGAGTTTATGTGGCAACAGAAATTGGCGCAACAAATGCTTTTGCATATGATTTACAAGCGGCATGTTCAAGCTTTCTTTTCGGAATGTCGACAGCCTCAGCTTATATCGCCTCTGGAAAATATAAAAAGGTTTTATTAATTGGTGCCGATAAAATGTCATCTATTATTGATTACACGGACAGAGCTACTTGTATCATTTTTGGTGATGGAGCAGGAGCTGTATTGTTTGAACCAAATACAGATGGATTAGGTCTTCAAGATGAAATTCTAAAAAGTGATGGAATCGGAAGAGAATTCTTAAAAATTGAAGCAGGTGGTTCTATTTTACCTCCTTCAGAAGAAACTTTAAAAAATAAGCAACATTTTGTTTTTCAAGACGGAAAAACAGTATTCAAATACGCCGTTTCTGGTATGGCTGATGTGAGTGAGAAAATTATGCAACGTAATAACTTATCTCATGATGATGTGAACTGGTTAGTAGCACATCAGGCAAATAGAAGAATTATCGATGCTACTGCAAACCGAATGGAATTAGACGAATCTAAAGTCTTGATTAACATTCAAAAATACGGAAATACCACTTCGGCAACCCTTCCATTATTATTATCCGATTTTGAAAACCAGTTAAAAAAAGGGGATAACCTTATCTTTGCTGCTTTTGGTGGCGGATTTACATGGGGTGCTATTTATTTAAAATGGGCTTACACAAAATAAAAACAAACTAAACTAAATCAAATATTATGGATATTAGAGAGATTCAAAACCTAATCAAATTTGTAGCCAAATCGGGCGCTACAGAAGTAAAATTAGAAATGGACGATTTTAAAATCACCATAAAAACTACAACAGAAGGTACAGAGAGCACTACAACTTATGTGCAACAAATGCCAATGCAAGCTGCGCCACAAATGGCAGCTCCGCAAGTAGTAGCTCCGCAAGTAGTTTCTGATGTAATTGCTGCACCAGCTTCTGATGATAATGCTAAATACATTACTGTTAAATCGCCTATTATTGGAACTTTCTATAGAAAACCAGCACCAGACAAACCAATGTTTGTAGAAGTAGGTACAACTATTGGAAAAGGAGATGTTCTTTGTGTAATTGAAGCAATGAAATTATTCAACGAAATCGAATCAGAAGTTTCAGGAAAAATCGTGAAAATTTTAGTAGATGATTCTTCTCCAGTTGAATTTGATCAACCATTATTCTTAGTTGATCCATCATAATAAGTTAGAAGTTAGCCCTTCGACGTAGCTCAGGATGACAAGAAGGTAGAACGTCTATCTTTATAATTGTCTAATTGACCCATTGTCTAATTATCTAATTAAAAAAACATGTTTAAAAAAATATTAATTGCCAATAGAGGGGAAATTGCACTTCGTGTAATTAGAACTTGTAGAGAAATGGGCATCAAAACAGTTGCAGTATATTCTACAGCAGACGCAGATAGTTTGCACGTAAAATTTGCTGACGAAGCGGTTTGTATTGGACCACCTCCAAGTAATTTATCCTACTTAAAAATGTCAAATATTATAGCGGCTGCAGAAATTACAAACGCAGATGCTATTCACCCAGGATATGGATTCTTATCTGAAAACGCTAAGTTTTCTAAAATTTGTCAAGAACACGGTATTAAATTCATTGGAGCTTCTCCAGAAATGATTGATCGTATGGGAGACAAAGCATCAGCAAAATCAACTATGATTGAAGCAGGTGTTCCATGTGTGCCAGGTTCAGTTGGTATTTTAGATTCGTATGAAGAAGCCGAAAAATTAGCCGATGAATTTGGTTATCCAGTTATGCTTAAAGCAACTGCTGGTGGTGGTGGAAAAGGAATGCGTGCTGTTTGGAAAAAAGAAGATTTATTAAAAGCTTGGGAAGGTGCTCGTCAAGAGTCGGCTGCGGCTTTTGGTAATGATGGCATGTACTTAGAAAAATTAATCGAAGAACCACGTCATATCGAAATTCAAGTAGTTGGAGATTCTTATGGAAAAGCATGTCACCTTTCAGAAAGAGATTGCTCGGTACAACGTCGTCACCAAAAGTTAACTGAGGAAACTCCGTCACCTTTTATGACTGATGAATTACGTGAAGCAATGGGTACTGCAGCAGTTAAAGCAGCAGAATATATTAAATACGAAGGAGCTGGAACGGTTGAATTCTTGGTTGACAAACACAGAAACTTCTACTTCATGGAAATGAATACGCGTATCCAAGTAGAACATCCAATTACAGAGCAAGTGGTTGATTATGACTTAATTCGTGAGCAAATAATGGTGGCAGCCGGCGTGCCTATTTCAGGTAAAAACTACTACCCACAATTACACTCAATAGAATGTCGTATAAATGCAGAAGATCCATATAACGATTTCCGCCCCTCACCAGGTAAAATTACGGTTTTACATGCGCCAGGAGGACACGGAGTACGTTTAGATACTCACGTTTATGCAGGATATACAATTCCGCCAAATTATGACTCGATGATTGCTAAGTTGATTACAACAGCACAATCAAGAGAAGAGGCTATCAATAAAATGAAGCGTGCTTTAGATGAGTTCGTAATCGAAGGAATCAAAACTACCATTCCATTCCACAGACAATTAATGGACGAACCAGATTATGTGGCTGGAAATTACACTACAAAATTTATGGAATCTTTTGTAATGAAAGACCCTCAAGAATAAAAACTAAAAAAGCGATTTCAATTGAAATCGCTTTTTTTATACTCAATTTTTTATTTCAGCTTTAATTTGTTTTTTGAACTTGTCCTTGAACTTTTTACAGCGTTTCTTTCAACCAACCAAAAAATTCTTTTTGCCAAACCAATGCATTTTGTGGTTTTAATACCCAATGGTTTTCATCTGGGAACAACAAGAATTTACTTTTAATTCCTTTTAATTGTGCTGCTTGAAAGGCTTCTTGTCCTTGACCAATTGGCACGCGGTAATCTTTTCCGCCTTGAATAATTAAAATCGGAGTATTCCAGTTGTTGATTGACTTAATTGGATTGAATTCGTTATAGGTTTTTTGAGCGGTAGCATTGTCTTTTTCCCAATACGCACCACCAGAATCCCAATTCGTAAAGAAAACTTCTTCCGTAGTTCCGTACATACTTTCTGTATTGAAAATTCCACAATGAGAAATAAATGTTTTGAAACGATTTTTGTGAATTCCAGCTAATTGAAACACGGAATAACCTCCGTAACTCGCACCCACAGCGCCTAAACGTGTTTTGTCTACGTACGATTCTTTTGCCACATCATCAATTGCTGATAAGTAATCATCCATAACTTGTCCACCCCAATCACCTGAAATTTGTTCGTTCCAAGCCGTTCCGTGTCCTGGCATTCCTCTTCGGTTGGGTGCTACAATAATATAACCTTGCGAAGCCATTAATTGGAAATTCCAACGGAATGAATACGATTGTGTCAACGCACTTTGTGGTCCACCTTGGCAGTATAAAAGTGCTGGATATTTTTTAGTTTTATCAAAGTTTGGTGGTAAAATTACCCAAACCAACATTTTTTTGCCATCGGTAGTCGTAACCCAACGTTTTTCAGTTTTACAAGAACTGATTTTAGCATAAGCTTCATCATTAACTTTGGTAATTTGTTTCCAAGTTTTCTTAACTAAATCATACGAATAAACTTCTGGAGCACGATTCATATCGTTTCTAGTTACTAAAACTGAAGTTCCTGAAAAACCAACAACGGCATTCACATCAAAATCACCATCTGTTAATTGTGTTACACGGACCGCAATTTTTGTTAAACCAGGAAAATTGACTTCAAAAAGTTGTTTTGTCCCTTTGATTGGCGCAATGAAGTATACTTTTTTCCCATCGTTACTCCAAGTAAAACTATCTACTGTTCCATCCCAACCAGCAGTTAGATTAATATCTAATCCTCTATGACGAACAATAATGTCGTTTTTGTCCGCTTCAAAGCCATCTCGTTTCATTTGTAGCCAAGACAAATCGCCTTTTGGAGAAAAAATCGGATGTGTATCGTAACCTAAATTACCTTCGGTAAGGTTTTTTGTAGTTTTTGTAGCTAAGTCGTATTCGTATAAATCGGTGTTGGTACTAGTCGCATAAGCTGTTCCGGTTTTCTTTTTACAAACGTAGATGATTTTTGTTCCATCAGGTGACCAAACATAATCTTCATCACCACCAAAAGGTTTTTGAGGGGAATCATAAGGTTCGTTTGGCATAATATCAATCGGAGCTAAAACTTTTTCATTTTCTTTAGCAAGCAATCCTACAAATAAATGGTTGTGTGTGCCATCATTCCAGGTGTCCCAATGACGATAATCTAAACCTGTGTAGATTTGTGCAGTAGTTTTTGATAATTTAGGATATAAATCTGAACCCAATACTTTCTCAACTTTTACTTGTTCAACACTGATGTATTCTTGACCATTTGGCGAAACACTTTTATCAGTAATTAAGCCGTCAATTTTTTCTAATAAAGTTGCATTCCCTCCACCAACCGGCACAGAGTAATATTTTGAATTGATTTTATTTTCTTCGATAGAAGGTGTACCTACTTTGTAAATCAATAGTTTTCCATCTTTTGAAATTCCTAATGGAGTTACTCTACCTAATCGCCATAAGGTTTCGGGAGTTAGGTTTTGTTGTGCTAATGTACTCATAGTTATCATGCTGAAAATGAGAAAAATGTATTTTTTCATACTGAATAAATTTAAAACGATGATAAATGTAGTACTTTTTTAAAAAAATATAAGTATTTTCACAAACTAAAATATAAAGTACCGTGAAGAACAACAAACTGTTTTTATTAATAATTATTTCGCTTGTTATAGGGATTATACTGGGTGGAATTGTACATTATCAGTTGCCTGATTCAATAGACGTTTTTTCTAAAAATATCAAGCTATTGGGAACCATATTTATCCGATTAGTGCAAATGATTATTGCTCCGTTAGTTTTTTCCACTTTAGTGGTTGGGATTGCAAAAATGGGCGACATGAAAATGGTAGGAAGAGTAGGTGGAAAAGCAATGGCTTGGTTTATTTCGGCATCTTTAATTTCATTGTTGTTAGGAATGGTCCTGGTTAACTTTTTTGCACCAGGGAAAGGCACAACAATTAAATTAGATGATACCACAAGTGCTTCCGAATTGTTAGAAAACTCAAAAGGATTTTCGTTAGAAGAGTTTGTAAAACACGTTATTCCAAAGAGTTTATTTGAAGCCTTAGCTACGAATGAAATTTTACAAATTGTAATTTTTTCCATTTTATTTGGTGTGGCTTTAGCCGCTTTTTCAAAAAAAGAAGCAAAACCAGTTTTAAAATTATTAGATACTGTGTCGCATGTGATTTTAAAAATGGTGACCTACATAATGTGGACAGCGCCATTAGGTGTTTTAGGTGCGGTAGCAAGTGCTATTGCCAAACACGGATTTGAAGTTTTTACCTTATATGCTAAATACTTAGGAGCTTTTTTTGTAGGGATTTTAGTGCTTTGGGTAATATTACTTACGGTGGGTTATTTGATATTAGGAAAACGTTTATTTGTATTGTTGGAACGAATTAAGAGTCCATTATTAATCGCTTTTTCTACCACGAGTAGCGAAGCTGTATTCCCAAAAATGGTAGAAGAATTAGAACGTTTTGGTTGTCAGCCTAAAATAGTTTCTTTCACTTTGCCGCTTGGTTATTCTTTTAATTTAGACGGTAGTATGATGTACATGACTTTTGCCAGTATTTTCATTGCACAAGTATACGGAATCGATATGTCTTTGGGTGAACAATTAACGATGCTATTGGTGTTAATGTTAACGAGTAAAGGTGTGGCAGGTGTGCCAAGAGCTTCATTAATTGTAGTTG
Proteins encoded in this region:
- the rbfA gene encoding 30S ribosome-binding factor RbfA, which produces METNRQKKIGALLQNDLVSILQGEIRKNNINNLLISVSKVNVTSDLSIAKVHLSIFPTEKAPEILEAVKSNAPLIKHDLAQRVKNQLRKVPNLIFYIDDSLDYIEKIDKALTGEENPIENPDLLEKRKKS
- the mce gene encoding methylmalonyl-CoA epimerase translates to MRKIEHIGIAVNSLELSNVLFEKLFGTPPYKQEEVESEGVKTSFFMNGPNKIELLEATNSNSSIAKFLEKKGEGIHHIAFDVQDILAEIDRLKNEGFVVLNETPKKGADNKLVAFLHPKSTNGVLIELCQEMR
- a CDS encoding riboflavin synthase; amino-acid sequence: MFTGIIETLGIIKEIEKDQENLHLTIESEITHELKIDQSVAHNGICLTVIKIENKNYTVTAIKETIDKTSIGSWKVNDVLNLERAMKLGDRLDGHIVQGHVDQTGTCTNIKEANGSWVFTFEYDASLNNITIEKGSITVNGTSLTVVNSGLNTFSVAIIPYTFDHTNFNTFKVGTKVNLEFDVIGKYVSRLNELRK
- the pdxA gene encoding 4-hydroxythreonine-4-phosphate dehydrogenase PdxA, which codes for MVKKAENIIVGISIGDLNGIGSEVILKTFEDTRMLELCTPVIFANVKIVSFLKKELKLDAAIHGIDKLEQLVVGKINVLNVWREGVNLEFGKNDDVVGSYAIKSFFAATKALKEGFVDVLVTAPINKYNIQSEEFKFPGHTDYLDKELEGDALMLMVHDDLRVGLLTDHVPVNEVAKHLNEKLISSKIKTIIQTLKEDFEIEKPKVAVLGLNPHSGDNGVIGQEEEKIIKPALKKLFEAGNMVFGPFPADGFFGSAQYEKYDAVIATYHDQGLIPFKTLSFGNGVNYTAGLNKIRTSPDHGTAYEIAGKGVANHESFKEAVYLAIDIYNKRNDYQELIKNPLKTKQKQL
- a CDS encoding DUF177 domain-containing protein, yielding MNNLKEYLIPFVGLKIGKHQFDYQIDNTFFKNFDYDEFNAVSVKVNIVLEKKSTMLELDFKHKGTVNVPCDVSGEEFDLPIKGKWKLLVKFGDVFNNDNEELLILPHGEFQVNVAQYIYESIVLSVPLRRVHPGIKDGSLTDVIDKLESLSPKEQREEQNNDIDPRWENLKKLLTDK
- the rpmF gene encoding 50S ribosomal protein L32, translating into MAHPKRRQSSTRRDKRRTHYKATVAQIATCPVTGEAHLYHRAYWHEGKMYYRGQVVIDKNEAVA
- a CDS encoding beta-ketoacyl-ACP synthase III; its protein translation is MNKITAAITAVGSYVPDFVLSNQVLETLVDTNDEWITSRTGIKERRLLKEEGQGTSYMAIKAAQNLLEKANLDPKEIDLVIMATATPDMPVASTGVYVATEIGATNAFAYDLQAACSSFLFGMSTASAYIASGKYKKVLLIGADKMSSIIDYTDRATCIIFGDGAGAVLFEPNTDGLGLQDEILKSDGIGREFLKIEAGGSILPPSEETLKNKQHFVFQDGKTVFKYAVSGMADVSEKIMQRNNLSHDDVNWLVAHQANRRIIDATANRMELDESKVLINIQKYGNTTSATLPLLLSDFENQLKKGDNLIFAAFGGGFTWGAIYLKWAYTK
- the accB gene encoding acetyl-CoA carboxylase biotin carboxyl carrier protein, which translates into the protein MDIREIQNLIKFVAKSGATEVKLEMDDFKITIKTTTEGTESTTTYVQQMPMQAAPQMAAPQVVAPQVVSDVIAAPASDDNAKYITVKSPIIGTFYRKPAPDKPMFVEVGTTIGKGDVLCVIEAMKLFNEIESEVSGKIVKILVDDSSPVEFDQPLFLVDPS
- the accC gene encoding acetyl-CoA carboxylase biotin carboxylase subunit, producing the protein MFKKILIANRGEIALRVIRTCREMGIKTVAVYSTADADSLHVKFADEAVCIGPPPSNLSYLKMSNIIAAAEITNADAIHPGYGFLSENAKFSKICQEHGIKFIGASPEMIDRMGDKASAKSTMIEAGVPCVPGSVGILDSYEEAEKLADEFGYPVMLKATAGGGGKGMRAVWKKEDLLKAWEGARQESAAAFGNDGMYLEKLIEEPRHIEIQVVGDSYGKACHLSERDCSVQRRHQKLTEETPSPFMTDELREAMGTAAVKAAEYIKYEGAGTVEFLVDKHRNFYFMEMNTRIQVEHPITEQVVDYDLIREQIMVAAGVPISGKNYYPQLHSIECRINAEDPYNDFRPSPGKITVLHAPGGHGVRLDTHVYAGYTIPPNYDSMIAKLITTAQSREEAINKMKRALDEFVIEGIKTTIPFHRQLMDEPDYVAGNYTTKFMESFVMKDPQE
- a CDS encoding S9 family peptidase, whose translation is MKKYIFLIFSMITMSTLAQQNLTPETLWRLGRVTPLGISKDGKLLIYKVGTPSIEENKINSKYYSVPVGGGNATLLEKIDGLITDKSVSPNGQEYISVEQVKVEKVLGSDLYPKLSKTTAQIYTGLDYRHWDTWNDGTHNHLFVGLLAKENEKVLAPIDIMPNEPYDSPQKPFGGDEDYVWSPDGTKIIYVCKKKTGTAYATSTNTDLYEYDLATKTTKNLTEGNLGYDTHPIFSPKGDLSWLQMKRDGFEADKNDIIVRHRGLDINLTAGWDGTVDSFTWSNDGKKVYFIAPIKGTKQLFEVNFPGLTKIAVRVTQLTDGDFDVNAVVGFSGTSVLVTRNDMNRAPEVYSYDLVKKTWKQITKVNDEAYAKISSCKTEKRWVTTTDGKKMLVWVILPPNFDKTKKYPALLYCQGGPQSALTQSYSFRWNFQLMASQGYIIVAPNRRGMPGHGTAWNEQISGDWGGQVMDDYLSAIDDVAKESYVDKTRLGAVGASYGGYSVFQLAGIHKNRFKTFISHCGIFNTESMYGTTEEVFFTNWDSGGAYWEKDNATAQKTYNEFNPIKSINNWNTPILIIQGGKDYRVPIGQGQEAFQAAQLKGIKSKFLLFPDENHWVLKPQNALVWQKEFFGWLKETL
- a CDS encoding dicarboxylate/amino acid:cation symporter produces the protein MKNNKLFLLIIISLVIGIILGGIVHYQLPDSIDVFSKNIKLLGTIFIRLVQMIIAPLVFSTLVVGIAKMGDMKMVGRVGGKAMAWFISASLISLLLGMVLVNFFAPGKGTTIKLDDTTSASELLENSKGFSLEEFVKHVIPKSLFEALATNEILQIVIFSILFGVALAAFSKKEAKPVLKLLDTVSHVILKMVTYIMWTAPLGVLGAVASAIAKHGFEVFTLYAKYLGAFFVGILVLWVILLTVGYLILGKRLFVLLERIKSPLLIAFSTTSSEAVFPKMVEELERFGCQPKIVSFTLPLGYSFNLDGSMMYMTFASIFIAQVYGIDMSLGEQLTMLLVLMLTSKGVAGVPRASLIVVVATCAMFGIPPEGIALILPIDHFCDMARSMTNVLGNALSTAAIDKWEAKSEEQHG